The segment CACGAAGCCGCGCAGCGGGCCGGCGGATTCTATTCGGCAGGCTTCGGTCTGCAGCCACCGATGCTCGGTGGTGAAGGATTGGATCGCATCGACCTGGTGTTGACGGCGTCAGGGCTCGAGTCCTTCGACAACGAGTACGCACGCGCACGCGTATATGAACTGGATGGCGTACGCGTCACCGTTCTCCCTCTCGAGCGCGTCATCGCCAGCAAGCTGGCGGCGAACCGCACCAAGGACACGGCGCAGATGCCGATGCTCCTGGCGACGCTGGCGGCCAGGGCCTCGAAAGGGTGAGGGTGGTGGTGCTACGCTCTCGCCATGCCATCAGTCGCGTTGAAGTACCAGATGGGCGCGGTGCTGGGCATGGCCATCATCCTGGCCGTGCCTCACCTCGCGGCCGCGCAAACGACCTCGTCGACCGCTGACGCCGCAGGTCCGGGCAGAGGCGCGCGCTCGGTGCCCAACGACGATCCGTTCCCGAGCACCTACACGGTGCCCGCGTCCGCGCCGTTCGCGATCCGCAACGCGACGATCCTGACGGCTGCGGGTCCCATCATCCGCAACGGCACGATCCTCGTGCGCGATGGCAAGGTCGCCGCCGTCGGCGCGTCCGTGACCATCCCGGCCGGCGTGCAGGTCATCGATGCCGGAGGGAAGTACGTCACGCCCGGCATCATCGACGACCACTCGCACCTCGGCGTGTACGCGGCACCTGGCGTCCAGGCGCACTCGGACGGCAACGAGATGACAAAGCCCAACACCGCCGAGGTGTGGGCCGAGCACTCGGTATGGCCGCAGGATCCGCAGTTCCCGCTCAACCTCGCCGGCGGCGTCACCACACTGCAGGTGTTGCCCGGGTCGGCGAACCTCTTCGGCGGCCGCGGCGTGGTGCTCAAGGTGGTGCCCGCGCGCACCGTGCAGGAGATGAAGTTCCCCGGCGCGAAGTACGGCCTCAAGATGGCGTGCGGCGAGAACCCGAAGCGCGTATACGCGTCGCGCGGTCCGGCCACGCGCATGGGCAACGTCGCCGGCTACCGCGCGGCGTGGATCCAGGCCGAGGGCTATCGACGCAAGTGGGACAAGTGGAACGCCGAGCAGAAGGGCGACGCGCCGACGCGCGACCTCGGGCTCGAGACGCTGGCCGAAGTGCTGCGCGGCAACATCCTCGTGCACAACCACTGCTACCGCGCCGACGAGATGAGCCAGATGCTCGACATCGCGAAGGAGTTCGGGTACGACATCCGTTCGTTCCACCACGTGGTCGAGGGATACAAGATCGCCGACCTGCTCGCCGCGCGCGGCGTGGCGGCGTCTGTGTGGGCCGACTGGGGCGGCTTCAAGCTCGAAGCGCTCGACGGCATCAAGGCCAATCCGGCCATCCTGCACGGCGCCGGCGCGCGCACCATCATCCATTCCGACAGCGCGTCAGACTCGCAGCGCCTGCCGCAGGAGGCCGCCAAGGCCGTGGCTGCCGGACGGAAGATTGGCATCAACATTTCGCCGGAAGACGCCATCAAGTGGGTGACGATCAATCCGGCGTGGGCACTCGGCCTCGACGACCGCATCGGCTCGCTCGAGCCCGGCAAGAACGCCGACATCGTCCTGTGGTCCGGCGATCCGTTCAGCGTCTACTCGCGGACCGAGAAGGTGTGGATCGACGGCGCGCTGCGCTTCGATCGCCAGGATCCCGCCACCCGCTGGCGGACCGACTTCGAGCTGGGCTTCATCCCCACGACGGAGGGTCGCTGACATGCGCACGATCGCTTACGCATTCACGGCGCTCGCGCTCGCGCTCGCCGCGTCCGCCGCGGCTCAGCCCGTCGCCATCGTCGGCGCGAAGGTGCACACCGTCAGCGGTGCCGTCATCGAGAACGCCACGGTCGTCATCACCGGCGACACGATCACGGCTGTCGGCGCCGGCGTGCGCGCACCGGCTGGCGCGCGCGTGATCGACGGCAAGGGCAAGTGGGTCACGCCGGGCCTCATCAACAGCGCGGCGGCGCTCGGCCTGACAGAAGTCGGCTCGCTGCAGGACACCAACGACGCGTCGGCGCGCGGCGATCGGGGCGTGGCCGCGACGTTCAAGCCCTGGGAGGCGATCAATCCGGATTCCGTGCTCTGGGCTCCCACGCGAAACGAGGGCGTCACGTCGGTCGTCGAAGTGCCGTCGGGCGGTGTCGTCTCGGGACAGGCCGCCGTTGTCGACACGGCGGGCACCACGGTCGAGGAACTCCTGCGCAAGGCGCCGGTGGCCTTCGTGCTGAACTTCGGCGCGACCGGCGGTGGCGGCGGTGGTGGTGCTGGTGGCGCCTCGCAGGGGCCGACGTCGCGTGCCGAGGCCCTCGACGCCATCCGGGCGCTGCTCACGGAGGCAAAGACCTTCCCGTCGCGCAAGGGGGCATACGAGGCCGGGAACACGCGGGCGCTGGTCACCGGCGGCGCGCAACTCGAGGCGCTGCAGCCTGTCGTGTCCGGCACTGCGCTGGTCCTCGTGAACGTCGACCGCGCGGCCGACATCCGCCTCGTGCTCGGGCTCGCGAAGGAGTTCGGGTTGAAGATCGCCATCGCTGGCGGTGCCGAGGCGTGGAAGGTGGCCTCCGAGCTCGCGGCAGCGAAGGTGCCCGTCGTCACGGGCGCGCTCGACAACCTGCCGGCGGACTTCTCGAGCCTTGGCGCAACCCAGGAGAACGCCGCGCTGCTGCGCAAGGCGGGCGTCCCCGTGATCCTCACGGCTGGCACGCGCGAGACGTTCAACGTCCGCAAGATCCGTCAGCATGCCGGCAACGCCGTGGCGTACGGCCTGCCGTGGGCCGAGGCGCTGCGGGCCGTGACGCTCACGCCGGCGGAGGTCTTCGGCGTGGCCGATCAGATCGGCTCGATCGCCGAGGGCAAGGTGGCCAACCTCGTGGTGTGGAGCGGCGATCCGTTCGAGTTCGCCACAGACGCCGAGCACGTGTTCGTGAAGGGCAGGGAAGTGCAGGGCCCGTCGCGGCAGGATCAGCTCGCCGAGCGGTACAAGACAGGCAAGCGCGGGAAGTAAGACGTGACGAAGGGGCTGAACATGGTGTGGAGGCATCGCGGTTCGCCTGAGGGCGCGGGTCCTGTCGCCGGACAGCCCCACCCATCCTCCTCGCCAACAGCCCTTGTACGGGGGAGGCTCGTCGGCCCGGGCGGGGCGGCCCCGTCCGGCGCCACCCGCGCCGTGATGCGATGACGTGTGAGCCACTTCTGCGATTCTGCAACTTTGCGGTTCTCGCCGTCGTCGTCGTGGCGGCGACGCGCGGAATCGACGCGCGGCAACCCACCGTGCCCGTCGTCTCGGCGCGGCCGAACATCGTGCTGATCGTCACCGACGATCAGGCGGCATGGAGCGTCGGCGCGTACGGCAACGCCGACGCCCGCACGCCGAACATGGATCGCCTTGCGCGTGAGGGCGTGCGCTTCGCCAACGCCTTCACGCCGTCGCCCGTGTGCTCACCCAGCCGCGCGACGATGATCTCGGGGCGGTATGGGACCGAGGTCGGCATCACCGACTGGATCTCGCCGGCCGAGAACGCCGACGGTGCCGGACTTCCCGAAGAGCTCACCACATGGCCCGAAGCGCTCCAGCGCGCAGGCTATCGGACGGGGCTCGTCGGCAAGTGGCATCTCGGCACGCAGCCGCGGTTCCACCCGACGCGTCACGGCTACGGGCACTTCATGGGGTTCCTCGAAGGCGGTGCCGCGCCGATGAACCCACGCCTCGAAGTGGATGGCGTGGTGCGCGAGGTGCCCGGCGCGGAGCCCGACGTCATCACCGACGCCGCGCTTGCGTTCCTCGCCCGCGAACGCGCCAACCCCTTCGCGCTCTCGGTCCACTACCGCGCGCCGCACACGCCGTACGGGCCCGTGCCCGAGCAGGACATGGCGCCCTTCCGCGATGCCGCCGTCACGATCCCGGTCTTTCCCGGACTCGATCAGGCGCAGGTGCGCCAGTGGACGCGCGAGTACTACGCCAGCGTCCACTCGATCGATCGCAACATCGGCCGGTTGATGAGCGCACTCCGCGAGCACGGACTCGACGATCGCACCATCGTGCTGTTCACGAGCGACCACGGCTACAACATCGGGCACCACGGCCTGCACACCAAGGGCAACGGCACGTGGATCGCCGGCGGCATCAACGGCCCGACGATGCCGAACATGTTCGATACGTCGTTGCGCCCACCGCTGATCGTGCGAGGGGCTGGCGTGCGCGGCGGACGGACCGTCGACGAGATGGTCTCGTTCGTCGATCTGTACCCGACGCTGCTCGCGATGGCCGGCGTGCCGATGCCGGCTGACGCACCGCGCCACGGCCTCGACATCACGCCGCTCCTGCGTGGAGACGAGACGCCGCTGGCGCGCGACGCCATCTACGGGCAGTACGACATCCACCACTACGCGATCGCGCACCTGCGCATGATCCGCGAAACGGGCTGGAAGCTGGTGCGCTCGTATGGCACCACAACGAAGGATCGGTTGTTCGATCTTCGCGCCGATCCCGACGAACTGAAGAACCTCTGGAACGCCCCCGAACATCGCGAGCGCCGCCGCGCGATGGAACAGCGCCTCCGCGCCTGGATGCAGTCGATCGGCGACCCGATCGCGAAGAAGAGCGGCCTGTTGTACCAGGCCGCTCAGTAGAACTATCTGAGGTTCGCCACGAGGAAGGCCCACTTGTCCGCGGCTTCCTCGATCTGCTTGCTCGTGGGCTTGCCGGCGCCGTGGCCGGCCTTGGTCTCGATGCGGATCAGCACCGGCGCGGGCCCCTTGTGCGCGGCCTGGAGCGCGGCGGCGAACTTGAAGCTGTGCGCTGGCACCACGCGGTCGTCATGGTCGGCCGTCGTGACCATCGTCGCGGGATAGGCCGTGCCCGGCTTCAGGTTGTGCAGCGGCGAGTACTTGTAGAGGACGTCGAAGCCTTCCTTGGTCTCGGAGCTACCGTAGTCGGACTTCCACGCCCAGCCGATCGTGAACTTGTGGAAGCGCAGCATGTCCATGACGCCGACGGCCGGCAGCGCCGCGCCGAAGAGCGCCGGCCGCTGCGTCATCACCGCGCCGACGAGCAGTCCGCCGTTGCTGCCGCCGCCGATGGCAAGCTTCGACGACGAGGTGTACCTCTCCGCGATCAGGTATTCGGCCGCCGCGATGAAGTCGTCGAACACGTTCTGCTTGTTGGCGAGACGCCCCGCGTCATGCCATGCCTTGCCGTACTCGCCGCCACCGCGAAGGTTGGCCACCGCGTACACGCCGCCCATCTCCATCCACGCCAGGTTCGCGGGTGAGAATCGCGGCGTCTCCGAGAGGCTGAAGCCGCCGTAGCCGTACAGGTACGCCGGGTTCCCGCCGTCCTTGCGCAGGCCTTTCCTGTGCGTGATGAACATCGGCACTTTCGTGCCGTCCTTCGACGCATAGAAGACCTGCGTGGTTTCGTAGTCGGCGGGATCGAACGCGACGGTCGGCTGCTTGAACACCGCGCTGCGCCCGGACGCCACGTCGAGCCTGTAGATCGCGGTCGGATACGCGAACGACGCGAAGGCAAAGAAGCCTTCGGCCTGCTCACGCCGCCCGGTGAAGCTCGCGGCGCCGATCGTCGGCAGCGCCACGTCGTGCGCCAGCGTGCCGTCGAGGCCGTACACGCGCAGGGCGCTGCGGGCGTCGATCTGCCACGTCGCCACGAACCGATCCGCCGCCATCGTGACGTCAGACAGCACGTCCTGGCGCGGTCCTTCCGCGATCACCGTCTTCCAGGCCGACGGCGCCGCCTGGCCGAGCGTGATGGCCACGAGCCGCTTGCGTGGCGCGCCCTGATCGGTGAGCGCGTAGAACAGGGGGCCGTCGTTGCCGACGATCGCGTAAGACGCGTCGAACGCATCGAGGAACGGTTCGACGGTGCTGTCGCCGCGCGAGAGGTCCTTCACGAACACGCGGTTCTTCGGCTCCGTGCCTTCGCTCTGATAGATCAGCAGAAACCGGCCATCGTCAGTGACATCGGCGCCGAACATCCAGTCGGGCTTGTCGGGACGCGCGTAGGCGAGCGTGTCGGCGTCCTGCGACGTGCCGATCCTGTGGAACCAGACCTTCTGGTTCCTGTTGACGCCCGTGAGCGCTTCGCCGGGTTTCGGCGCGTCGTAGCGGCTGTAGTAGAACCCCGACCCGTCCTTCAGCCACGCCGCACCGGAGAACTTGGACCAGCGGATCTCGTCCGGCAGATCGGTCCCCGCGGCAACGTCGCGCACCTTCCAGCGGATCCAGTCGGATCCGCTCTCCGAAAGCGAGTACGCCATGTAGCGCCCGTCGTCGGAGACGCTCGTGGAGCCGACAGCAACGGTGCCATCGGCAGACAGGGCATTGGGGTCGAGCAGCACCTCGGGTGTCGCTTCAAGCGTGCGGGCCCTGTAATAGACCGCCTGGTTCTGCAGGCCGTCGTTGCGCGTGTAGACGTAGAACGACCCTCGCTTGCGCGGCAGGCCGTAGCGCTCGTAGTTCCAGAGCGTGGTCAGGCGCGCGCGGATCGTCTCGCGCTGCGGGATTTTCTCGAGATAGCCGAACGTGACGGCGTTCTGCGCCTCGACCCACGCCCTGGTGTCCGCGGCGTTGTCGTCCTCCAGCCAGCGGTACGGGTCGGTCACCTTCGTGCCGAAGTAGTCGTCCACCTGGTCGACGGTCTTGGTGACGGGATACGCTGAGGGTGCCGGCGGCAGGGTGTTCTGGGCCACGGCGGCGGTCGCGCCGGCGGCGACGAGCGAGACGGTCATGGTGATGATTGGGAGTGCGCGCATTGCGGTCTGCCTCCGATCTCCCTTGATAGCACATCCGCCGCCGTGTAGCCTTCACGCGACGGGCGGGTGCCCGTGCCTCTCCCAGGAGCTGCTCGTGTCTTCCAACATGTCGTCCTTGTGTTCGGCGATCTTCCCCGCGCTTGCCATGGTCCTTGCCAGTACGTCGATTGCATCCGCCCAGCCCGCGTCCAGTGAGAAGTTGAGCATCATCATGTTCGGGGCGCACCCCGACGACTGCGACATCCGATCGGCGGGGACGGCGGCCAAGTGGGTGGCGGCCGGCCATCGCGTGCGGTTCGTGTCGGTGACCAACGGCGATGCCGGCCACCACGAGATGGGCGGCGGCATGCTGGCGATGCGCCGGCGCGCCGAGACGCAGGAAGTGGCCAAGCGGCTCGGCATCGAGTACGTCGTGCTCGACAACCACGATGGCGAGCTGACGCCCACGCTGAACGTGCGGCAGCAGATCATCGCGCAGATCCGCGAGGTGAACGCGGATCTGGTGCTCGGTCCGCGGCCGAACGACTACCACCCTGACCATCGCTACACGGGCGTGCTGCTCGGCGACGCGGCGTTCATGGTGACGGTGCCCAACGTGCGGCCCGACGTGCCGTCGCTCCGCAAGAATCCCGTGTTCCTCTACTACCAGGATCACTTCCAGAAGCCGAACGTCTTCACGCCCGACATCGTCGTCGACATCAGCGACACGTACGAGAAGAAGATCGACGCGCTCGACGCGCACGTCTCGCAGTTCTACGAGTGGCTCCCGTGGCTCGACGGCAAGCTCGACGAGGTGCCCAAGGATCCGAAGGCGCGCCGCGAGTGGCTGAAGAAGGCCCGCTTCTCGACGATCACGCCGGCCGTACGCGCCGCGCTCGAGAAGACGTACGGCGTCGGCGTCGCGGCGAAGATCCAGCAGGCCGAAGCCTTCGAAATCTGCGAGTACGGCCGCCGCCCGAACGCCGCGGAGATCAAGCGCCTGTTCCCGTTCCTGCCGTAAGGGCGCTGGAACGCCGGCGTGGCGGCACCGGAACACTGCCGTCACGTCGCCCCTGCACGTGCGACCGGTTGCCCGTTGCCCGTGCCGTCCCTATCCGTGGATCGTGGCTTCGGCCAGGAGCTTCTTGAGGCGGTTGTCGGGGCCGCGGCTGGCCATCAGGCGGGTGCCGTCGCGGAGGATGACGGCGTATTCGCCGTGGAAGAGCGGCTGGAGTTCGCGGATGCGGTCGGCATTCACGATGGTGGAGCGGTGGATGCGGATGAACTGGGAGGCGTCGAGCACCGATTCCATCCCCTTCATCGTCTCGCGCAGGAGGTGCGACTGCGGACCCATGTGCAGCCGCACGTAGTTGCCCTCGGCTTCGATCCAGTCGATGTCGTCCACCTTCACGAAGAACACGCGGCCCGACGACTTGACGACGATGCGTTGCTTCTCGCGCTGTTCGGCGGTGAACGTCGCGACGAGTGAGCGGAGGCGATCGGTGTCCACGCCATCGGTTTCGCCGCGCTTCGCGATGGCGGCGCGTGCGCGTTCGAGCGCCTGCGAGAAACGCTCCGCGTTGAACGGCTTGAGAACGTAGTCGAGCGCGTGGACCTCGAAGGCACGAAGGGCGTACTGATCGTAGGCCGTGACAAAGACCACGTACGGGAGCGTCTCGCCTTCGAGCGCGCGCAGCACGCCGAAACCGTCGACGCCCGGAATCTGGACGTCGAGGAACACGAGGTCCGGCCTGTCCTGGCGGATCGCGTCGATGGCCTGCTGGCCGTCGCCCAGCTCCCCGACCACGACCACATCGTCGTGCGTCCCGAGCATCATCCTGACGCGCTCACGGGCGAGCGGCTCGTCGTCCACGATGAGGGTACGGAGCGTCGTCATGCGGAGACTCCTTCGGCGGTCACGGTGAGCACGGCGGTGTCGCCGATCGGCAGGCGGAGCCGGACCATCGCGCCGCCGTCGGGGTGATTCGAGAGCGTGAGGGACGCGCCAGGACCGTACAACTCGCGCAGGCGTTCCCGTGTGTTGCGCAGGCCGATCCCGCGCACCGGCAGGCCTTCAGGACCCAGCCTGAATCCGGGTCCATCGTCGCGCACCGCCAGGTCGAGCCAGTGCCCCGCTCGCCGCGCCGTCACTTCGATCCGGCCGCACTCCGGCCGCATGGCGAGGCCGTGCTTGATGGCGTTCTCGGCAATCGGCTGCAGCACTTGATTAGGTACGAGAACCTGCAGCAGGTGTTCCGGCACGTCGACCTCCACCTTGAGCCTGTCCTGGAAGCGCGTGCGCTGGATGTCGAGATAGCGGCTCAGGACCTCCACTTCCTGGCCGAGCCGCACCTCCTGCACGCCGATCGAATCGAGCGAATGCCTGAGGAGATCGCTGAGTTGCGTGATCATCTCGTCTGCCGCGCGCGGGTCGCGGTGCACGAGCGTGGAGATCGCGTTGAGCGTGTTGAAGAGGAAGTGCGGATGGAGCTGGCCCTTGAGCACTTCGAGCTGCGCGCGCGCGAGACGGGCTTCGAGTTGCGACGCGCGGAGCGCGCGATCGACGAAGCGCTTGTAGTAGTGCCACGCCTGGTGGATGGCGACGAGCACCCAGTACGACTGGAACGCGAGATAGAACTGCGACACAAGCAGCCACGTGAACGGCAGCGGCTCGGGGTCGATGATGGGGATGTGACTGGCGGCCCAGCGGCACCCGGCATACGCGACGCAGACGAGGAGCGAGACGAGCAGGTGCGCGCCGAGCGACCGCCGCCAGTTGCCGGGCTCCAGCGGGAAGCGCCGCGCCGTCGCGAAGATGACGGGCGCCAGGATCAGGAAGGGCAGCCACGTGGCGAAGCCCGAGAAGACGATCTCGATCAGGGGCAGATCGATGCCGCGCATCCGGTACTGCAGCTCGAGCTGCGGCATCGTGACCAGGCTGAGGGTCACGAGCACCACGGCCAGCGTCAGCCAGCCGCGGCGTTCGATGGCGTCTGTATGAGAGGCGTTCGGCATGCGCAACGTGTCCACGACCGCCGACCGCAGGCCGCTGAGCCTGAAGGCGCCGGTGTCTGTCGACGGCGGAGACGATGAGGGGGGCACCCTGCCGTCCTATCCCGCCGAAGGGCTGGAGCTCAAGCGCTCGGGGACGAGTCGAGACATACATGTGACGAAAAGGATGACGAAGCCGTTCGGAAATCGTTCGCCCCCCGGTCAGGGCGTGTTCTGGTACCCTGCGTGAAGCCCATGGCCGACCACGCAAACCCAGACGACCAGTACGAAGTGCTCGGAGAGTCAGGGGACTGCTCCGTCTACCGGTGCGAGCATGGGTGTCTCCACCTGCAGATCGGCGATCTCAATCTTCGCATCGAGGACGACAGATTCGCCGACCTGGCCGAAGCCGTGGCGGCCGCCACCCAGGCATCTCCCACGCTGCTCCGCTGGGTGCACGCCGCCAACAACGGGCAGGCGCATTAGTCTGTCGGCACCGGGCAACAGGCAACCGGTCAGTCGCGTCTGCCCGTATGAGTGCTTTTCGCGCCGAGGACGGGTGGAGCTGTCCGGCGACAGGACCCGGCCGCCAGATCCCACCGCCGCTTCGACTGGACAGGTCGCGCGCTTTTCGGGTCTGATCGTCGCGCGATGGAACGTCAGTATCACCAGTGGTTCTCGTCCCGCCTGGGGTTCGACATGGGTCTGGTCTCCTACGGGCACTACGGCACGCCGCTGCTTGCGTTCCCCACGAGCGGGGGCGACGAGTGGGAGATGCAGGGCCAGTCCATGATCCGCACGCTCTCGCCCTACATCGAGCAGGGGCGGATCAAGGTCTACTGCGTGCGGTCGGTGAGCGAGTCGTCCTTCTACAACAAGCAGGCGCACCCGTACCACCGGAGCTGGATGCAGAAGCAGTACGACGAGTACATCAGGTGGGAGGTCGTGCCGTTCATCCACGACCACTGCAAGGGGCTGCCACCCATCGCCGTCATGGGCGCCTCGCTCGGTGCGTACCACGCGGCCAACAGCGCCTTCAAGCACCCCGATACGTTCAAATGGTGCTTCGCGATGTCGGGCGTCTACGACATGCGCCGGTTCATGGACGGCCTGTACGACGACAACTTCTACTTCAACAATCCGATCGATTACCTGGGTGCGATCACCGATCCCGGGTTCTACGAGCAGATCGCCTCGTCGCACATCCACCTGGCCAC is part of the Acidobacteriota bacterium genome and harbors:
- a CDS encoding amidohydrolase, which translates into the protein MAIILAVPHLAAAQTTSSTADAAGPGRGARSVPNDDPFPSTYTVPASAPFAIRNATILTAAGPIIRNGTILVRDGKVAAVGASVTIPAGVQVIDAGGKYVTPGIIDDHSHLGVYAAPGVQAHSDGNEMTKPNTAEVWAEHSVWPQDPQFPLNLAGGVTTLQVLPGSANLFGGRGVVLKVVPARTVQEMKFPGAKYGLKMACGENPKRVYASRGPATRMGNVAGYRAAWIQAEGYRRKWDKWNAEQKGDAPTRDLGLETLAEVLRGNILVHNHCYRADEMSQMLDIAKEFGYDIRSFHHVVEGYKIADLLAARGVAASVWADWGGFKLEALDGIKANPAILHGAGARTIIHSDSASDSQRLPQEAAKAVAAGRKIGINISPEDAIKWVTINPAWALGLDDRIGSLEPGKNADIVLWSGDPFSVYSRTEKVWIDGALRFDRQDPATRWRTDFELGFIPTTEGR
- a CDS encoding amidohydrolase family protein translates to MRTIAYAFTALALALAASAAAQPVAIVGAKVHTVSGAVIENATVVITGDTITAVGAGVRAPAGARVIDGKGKWVTPGLINSAAALGLTEVGSLQDTNDASARGDRGVAATFKPWEAINPDSVLWAPTRNEGVTSVVEVPSGGVVSGQAAVVDTAGTTVEELLRKAPVAFVLNFGATGGGGGGGAGGASQGPTSRAEALDAIRALLTEAKTFPSRKGAYEAGNTRALVTGGAQLEALQPVVSGTALVLVNVDRAADIRLVLGLAKEFGLKIAIAGGAEAWKVASELAAAKVPVVTGALDNLPADFSSLGATQENAALLRKAGVPVILTAGTRETFNVRKIRQHAGNAVAYGLPWAEALRAVTLTPAEVFGVADQIGSIAEGKVANLVVWSGDPFEFATDAEHVFVKGREVQGPSRQDQLAERYKTGKRGK
- a CDS encoding sulfatase-like hydrolase/transferase; this encodes MTCEPLLRFCNFAVLAVVVVAATRGIDARQPTVPVVSARPNIVLIVTDDQAAWSVGAYGNADARTPNMDRLAREGVRFANAFTPSPVCSPSRATMISGRYGTEVGITDWISPAENADGAGLPEELTTWPEALQRAGYRTGLVGKWHLGTQPRFHPTRHGYGHFMGFLEGGAAPMNPRLEVDGVVREVPGAEPDVITDAALAFLARERANPFALSVHYRAPHTPYGPVPEQDMAPFRDAAVTIPVFPGLDQAQVRQWTREYYASVHSIDRNIGRLMSALREHGLDDRTIVLFTSDHGYNIGHHGLHTKGNGTWIAGGINGPTMPNMFDTSLRPPLIVRGAGVRGGRTVDEMVSFVDLYPTLLAMAGVPMPADAPRHGLDITPLLRGDETPLARDAIYGQYDIHHYAIAHLRMIRETGWKLVRSYGTTTKDRLFDLRADPDELKNLWNAPEHRERRRAMEQRLRAWMQSIGDPIAKKSGLLYQAAQ
- a CDS encoding S9 family peptidase, which produces MRALPIITMTVSLVAAGATAAVAQNTLPPAPSAYPVTKTVDQVDDYFGTKVTDPYRWLEDDNAADTRAWVEAQNAVTFGYLEKIPQRETIRARLTTLWNYERYGLPRKRGSFYVYTRNDGLQNQAVYYRARTLEATPEVLLDPNALSADGTVAVGSTSVSDDGRYMAYSLSESGSDWIRWKVRDVAAGTDLPDEIRWSKFSGAAWLKDGSGFYYSRYDAPKPGEALTGVNRNQKVWFHRIGTSQDADTLAYARPDKPDWMFGADVTDDGRFLLIYQSEGTEPKNRVFVKDLSRGDSTVEPFLDAFDASYAIVGNDGPLFYALTDQGAPRKRLVAITLGQAAPSAWKTVIAEGPRQDVLSDVTMAADRFVATWQIDARSALRVYGLDGTLAHDVALPTIGAASFTGRREQAEGFFAFASFAYPTAIYRLDVASGRSAVFKQPTVAFDPADYETTQVFYASKDGTKVPMFITHRKGLRKDGGNPAYLYGYGGFSLSETPRFSPANLAWMEMGGVYAVANLRGGGEYGKAWHDAGRLANKQNVFDDFIAAAEYLIAERYTSSSKLAIGGGSNGGLLVGAVMTQRPALFGAALPAVGVMDMLRFHKFTIGWAWKSDYGSSETKEGFDVLYKYSPLHNLKPGTAYPATMVTTADHDDRVVPAHSFKFAAALQAAHKGPAPVLIRIETKAGHGAGKPTSKQIEEAADKWAFLVANLR
- a CDS encoding PIG-L family deacetylase translates to MSSLCSAIFPALAMVLASTSIASAQPASSEKLSIIMFGAHPDDCDIRSAGTAAKWVAAGHRVRFVSVTNGDAGHHEMGGGMLAMRRRAETQEVAKRLGIEYVVLDNHDGELTPTLNVRQQIIAQIREVNADLVLGPRPNDYHPDHRYTGVLLGDAAFMVTVPNVRPDVPSLRKNPVFLYYQDHFQKPNVFTPDIVVDISDTYEKKIDALDAHVSQFYEWLPWLDGKLDEVPKDPKARREWLKKARFSTITPAVRAALEKTYGVGVAAKIQQAEAFEICEYGRRPNAAEIKRLFPFLP
- a CDS encoding response regulator transcription factor, coding for MTTLRTLIVDDEPLARERVRMMLGTHDDVVVVGELGDGQQAIDAIRQDRPDLVFLDVQIPGVDGFGVLRALEGETLPYVVFVTAYDQYALRAFEVHALDYVLKPFNAERFSQALERARAAIAKRGETDGVDTDRLRSLVATFTAEQREKQRIVVKSSGRVFFVKVDDIDWIEAEGNYVRLHMGPQSHLLRETMKGMESVLDASQFIRIHRSTIVNADRIRELQPLFHGEYAVILRDGTRLMASRGPDNRLKKLLAEATIHG
- a CDS encoding histidine kinase, with protein sequence MPPSSSPPSTDTGAFRLSGLRSAVVDTLRMPNASHTDAIERRGWLTLAVVLVTLSLVTMPQLELQYRMRGIDLPLIEIVFSGFATWLPFLILAPVIFATARRFPLEPGNWRRSLGAHLLVSLLVCVAYAGCRWAASHIPIIDPEPLPFTWLLVSQFYLAFQSYWVLVAIHQAWHYYKRFVDRALRASQLEARLARAQLEVLKGQLHPHFLFNTLNAISTLVHRDPRAADEMITQLSDLLRHSLDSIGVQEVRLGQEVEVLSRYLDIQRTRFQDRLKVEVDVPEHLLQVLVPNQVLQPIAENAIKHGLAMRPECGRIEVTARRAGHWLDLAVRDDGPGFRLGPEGLPVRGIGLRNTRERLRELYGPGASLTLSNHPDGGAMVRLRLPIGDTAVLTVTAEGVSA
- a CDS encoding prolyl oligopeptidase family serine peptidase, with the translated sequence MERQYHQWFSSRLGFDMGLVSYGHYGTPLLAFPTSGGDEWEMQGQSMIRTLSPYIEQGRIKVYCVRSVSESSFYNKQAHPYHRSWMQKQYDEYIRWEVVPFIHDHCKGLPPIAVMGASLGAYHAANSAFKHPDTFKWCFAMSGVYDMRRFMDGLYDDNFYFNNPIDYLGAITDPGFYEQIASSHIHLATGTGAWEHPEETYRFAAVLRRRNIPHHLDDWGAQGGHDWPYWHHMMWEYVGSNF